ATTACCCCATTAACATTTTGAATTCGGGAAACAATACCCCTTCCATATTTTGAATGAGACGATAATTTAATTCTTCATAATTGAATGACtttttaaaatgacaaatatatttaattgatGAATAAGGTGGGATCTCATGATTAAGAGTCTGTTTGGATTATCTTAAAAGTTGATCAAATCAGcgtttttaagttatttttaatttttgaaattgtttgataaatcaaaaaaattgtttacaataagttaaaatttataaaaagaagtcaaaattaaaattaaaagttaatgtcacgatccaacccaccGGACCGTGCGAACACCCACTCTACATCCTAAGTACGAGAATCCTTAACCCCTTATATAAAAGCATAGCAGAATTTAAATCCAAAACTTGAGTAATTGAACCAGATGTTTATAGAATAACACGTAAAACCCCcatggatactagtctaaaacaggtacaagagcttctaagagtaataataaaataaagaaataatgacCCAGCTTCCActataaagaaggaaaaatagaagctgttggaggatcgccttcgtcttcacctaagagacataactAACCCTGCAATCAGACTATACCAAGTGGCATACCAAGAGTAGTATCGGTACAAACAACATGcattggtaggcatcatcgttcaatctgatacccaccgcatagtataaaaataggaaaataagagagatcataataattaaactgTAACAACTTGTCCACCCCTACCAAATAAGTACACTCCTTACTTTCACTCTTAAGGTATTCACCACTCTACGCTCCAGAGTCCCACTATCCACTCTAGTTACAACTTAAGACATGTGGGTTATAGGCCCACCATACTACTGTTTATTCACTCTAACAGCTACCACCTAATAGCCTTAGCCACTCAATGGTTCCACCTCACTACCACGGGTCTTGACTCAATTGTCTCACAACATAAGAACCTAGCCATTCCATAACCACACTTCCACACTAACCCAGTCATAGGTAACCACTACTAGTACCACAATTACTCGTGAACACTTTAATAATAAAACTATCTGTGAACAAGCAACCTCCACCTCTAAGcctataaatataatatagttCATATAACACATATGTCACACCAAACCTAACAACCCATCCTTTTACCACAATAAGTTTATACCTGCTTGCACCTCTTTATAACTAACACATCTCAACTCAAAGGTTCCGTTATATTCCCTAATTCTTGGCTCATTTACCACTAGCCTTATTATTACATGTAACTACAGATATCATCAGTTCCTCTCAGGGGACTATTCACACacacatacttggccctctTAAGGGACCCATTTCAATCATAATTGTGTCGAaaagtgacacccgatctaaatacgTATCGaagcgtgacacccgatctacatatgtatcggaacgtgacatccgatctaaGATTTCAAACCAACCACAAACTAGCATCaataggccacattatatcaccaagaacagatTCATCACAAAACAAGCCAGCAAATGATCATAGCATCAAGTCTAACATGTTTCCCATAATCACACACACCTatgcatatcataagtaactcaaCAAGTACATAAGACATGTCTAGGAAACAAACTATCGCCTACACAataggtatagatttactactcaGAAAAGAGAAGTCTAGCCTACCTAGGCGCCAAGCAACAGTGGAGAAATAATGTTGCTGAAATCCTTGGTTCCAAATGTTCTACGGGCAAGACCAGATTGAATTCCATCGGTTGAAAGCCTTTCAATGCTGAGATTCCCTCCCTTCTTCTTCCCAAGTCAAGAGCAGCCTTTTGGAGGGTTTTTGCAGTAACCTCCGCCTCTAATTTACCCTTGAGAGAAGtgggagaaataaaaaaaatcgcaACTTAAGTTTCTGACCCACGTCCTCCCGCTCTGGCGGTCATATTCCCGCTTTGGCGGCACCGCTGAGGCGGGACCATCCTTCCAGTTGAGTAAATTTCTTGCGATTTCTTTTAATCTTAATTAACGATGATTTGGATTGTTACAGTTGATCCCCTACTCTcttttttgacttaaaagtcatttttttaaagACAATCCAAATAGGCTCTAAGACTTGAGCTTAAAAAAAACTCATACCggataaatttatataattctGTCAAAcataatattaatttatctCAAAAAATTTATCTCAAACTTAATTTTGAAATATCTACCAAATGAGCCCTTAAAACTTTTGGTGTAACCACATGAGTTGTGGCGTAGTAGAGGGATTACTCCATCATTAACTCAGTGGTCACGGCTTCGCCTTGAGCATGGCGAGCGTCACCCTGAATGGGCCCTATAATACGCGATTCGAATTTAATCAAAACTTTAGGGAccaattgagaaaaaaaaattgatgtagtATTTTTTACCCCAATTTCCCAATCTCTCATTCACTAAAAGGCCACATCTGTTCCCGCCAGTTTTGCCTTGTTTTGAACTTGATAAATACTTCTTgaaattctttaaaaatcttTGAATCTATTGAAAAACAAAGtacaaaattgcataattattCAAATGGATCATCAAAACTCACAATCCTTTGGCTCTCAATCACATTTCTATGTATCATTTCTGCAAGACAGCTTGAAATCAAAAGAACCATTTCCCATAAAGTCAATCCATGGCCGTATAATCAAATCAGGCGTCCATTTAAGTGTTTTCCTTATGAATAATCTCATCAATGGGTACGCGAAAACCGGGTTTTTATCGTATGCTCGTAAGGTGTTTGATGTAATGCCTGTGAGAGATACTTCTTCTTGGAATACAATTTTATCTGGGTATTCAAAAGGAGGTTTAATTAATGAAGCCCGTTCGATATTTAATGAAATGACTTATCGGGATTCTGTTTCGTGGACTACTATGATTTCTGGATATAATTTTGTTGGTCGTTTTCAGGTTGCAATTCAGATGTTTCTTGAGATGGTTAGTGCATCTGATCATGTTTTGCCGACACAGTACACGTTTACGAGTGTTCTTGCATCGTGTACTGAAATTAGAGCGTTACACGAGGGACGGAGAGTTCATTCCTTTGTTGTTAAATTTGGGTTGAGTAGTTATGTTTCTGTGGCGAATTCTCTGTTGAATATGTATGCTAAGTCAGGGGATACAAATGCAGCTCATATCGTTTTTGATGGGATAGCAGTGAAGAACACGTCGAGCTGGAATACATTGATCTCGTTGCATATGCAGACTGGTCAGGTGGATTTAGCGTTGGCACAATTTGAGCAAATGAATGAGCATGACATAGTTTCATGGAACTCAATGGTTACGGGCTATAATCAGCATGGCTTTGATGTTCTAGCTCTTAATATGTTTTCTAAAATGCTTAAAGAATCATCGCTGGAACCTGATAGATATACTTTAGCCAGTGCTTTATCAGCTTGTGCTAATCTTGGGGAATTAAATGTAGGAAAACAAATCCATGCTCATCTTGTCAGAACTGAATTCGACGTGTCAGGAGCTGTTGGAAATTCTTTGATTTGCATGTATTCCCGAAGCGGTGGCGTAGACATTGCTCGAAGAGTattagagaaaaatagagagtcCAGTCTAAATGTAATTGCATTTACAGCACTACTGGATGGGTACATAAAGGTTGGTGATATAAGTCCAGCAAGGAAGATTTTTGACTCATTGAAGGACCGCGATGTAGTTGTTTGGACAGCCATGATTGTTGGTTATGTTCAAAATGGCTTTAATGATGATGCGATGGAACTCTTTAGGTTAATGGTTAAAGAAGGGCCAGACCCGAATAATTATACTCTAGCAGCAATGTTAAGTGTCTGTTCAAGTGTGGCATCGTTAAATCATGGTAAGCAAATCCACTCAGCAGCCATTAAGGCAGGGGAAGCGTTATCAGTTTCTGTTAGCAATGCCCTGATAACTATGTATGCCAAGGCTGGAAATATCAGCTGTGCAAGGAGAGTATTTGATTTGATACACCTGAACAGAGACACGGTCTCTTGGACTTCGATGATCTTGGCTTTAGCTCAGCATGGACTTGGAGCTGAAGCCTTGCAATTGTTTGAGAATATGCTTGCACTTGGAATGAAGCCTGATCATATAACATATGTTGGTGTTCTTACTGCTTGCACACATGTAGGATTGGTTGCTCAAGGCCGTAGTTATTACAAAATGATGAAAGAGATGCATGGAATTGAACCGACGTCTAGCCATTGTGCTTGCATGATTGACCTCTTTGGTCGTGCTGGATTACTAGAAGAAGCACAAGACTTCATAGAAAATATGCCAATCGAACCAGATGTGATCGCATGGGGTTCACTTTTAGCATCTTGTAGAGTTCACAAAAAAGTGGAGCTAGCCAAAGTTGCAGCTGACAGATTGCTTTCAATTGATCCCGAAAACAGTGGGGCATACTCAGCACTTGCCAATGTGTATTCTGCTTGTGGAAAATGGGCAGAAGCTGCTAAGATAAGAAAATCAATGAAGGATAAGCAGGTCAAGAAAGAACAAGGATTTAGCTGGATTCAAATAAAAAGCGTAGTCCATGTCTTTGGGGTTGAAGATGGGCTTCATCCGCAGAGAAATGCTATTTACAAGACAATGGAAAAAATCTGGAAAGATATCAAAAAGATGGGGTTCATTCCAGACACCGAGTCAGTGCTTCATGATCTTGATTATGAGGTGAAAGAGCAGATTCTTAGACATCATAGTGAGAAGCTTGCAATTGCATTTGGGTTGATAAATACCCCGGAGAATACTACTTTAAGGATCATGAAGAACCTTCGAGTTTGTAATGACTGTCACTCGGCAATCAAATTTATCTCCAAGCTTGTAGGGAGAGAAATCATTCTGAGGGATGCCACTCGTTTTCACCATTTCAAAGGAGGTTTCTGCTCATGTCGTGACTATTGGTAGATCATGAACAAAATTTTATCTAAAACTCCACATCAGAGCGGCTGGAgaaaagcaaaagaaaaaatCTTCGATGCTGGATACTGCTAAAAAACATAAGGAATCTGAGTTTGAGAAACCCATACATAAAGGTAAACATTACTACGAAGTATGCCTTCACTGATGGTGGTGCTGTATAGCTTTGTCATCCTGTAAGTAGCTCCTCAGAGCAGCTTTGtggtatacaacaacaacataatacccagtgtaatcccataagtggggtcttgggagggtagagtgcgtgcagaccttacccctaccttgggaGGTAGAAAGGCTATTTTTCGATCAGAGTGGCTTTATGGTATACGTGATGAAttctaaaataagaaaagatcatatatttttgtatattcATTGTTTACAGACTAAGATGTTATCTTGGAGAACTGCTTCTGCAGGATTCCACATGACTAACCTATTGGATGAACTATTCTCTCTCCTTCATCTCTCAGTACACCGAGTCAGGTAAGCATACATACATTTATTGGTCAACTTCATACGTTTGAAGC
This Solanum dulcamara chromosome 1, daSolDulc1.2, whole genome shotgun sequence DNA region includes the following protein-coding sequences:
- the LOC129902250 gene encoding pentatricopeptide repeat-containing protein At2g22070 — protein: MDHQNSQSFGSQSHFYVSFLQDSLKSKEPFPIKSIHGRIIKSGVHLSVFLMNNLINGYAKTGFLSYARKVFDVMPVRDTSSWNTILSGYSKGGLINEARSIFNEMTYRDSVSWTTMISGYNFVGRFQVAIQMFLEMVSASDHVLPTQYTFTSVLASCTEIRALHEGRRVHSFVVKFGLSSYVSVANSLLNMYAKSGDTNAAHIVFDGIAVKNTSSWNTLISLHMQTGQVDLALAQFEQMNEHDIVSWNSMVTGYNQHGFDVLALNMFSKMLKESSLEPDRYTLASALSACANLGELNVGKQIHAHLVRTEFDVSGAVGNSLICMYSRSGGVDIARRVLEKNRESSLNVIAFTALLDGYIKVGDISPARKIFDSLKDRDVVVWTAMIVGYVQNGFNDDAMELFRLMVKEGPDPNNYTLAAMLSVCSSVASLNHGKQIHSAAIKAGEALSVSVSNALITMYAKAGNISCARRVFDLIHLNRDTVSWTSMILALAQHGLGAEALQLFENMLALGMKPDHITYVGVLTACTHVGLVAQGRSYYKMMKEMHGIEPTSSHCACMIDLFGRAGLLEEAQDFIENMPIEPDVIAWGSLLASCRVHKKVELAKVAADRLLSIDPENSGAYSALANVYSACGKWAEAAKIRKSMKDKQVKKEQGFSWIQIKSVVHVFGVEDGLHPQRNAIYKTMEKIWKDIKKMGFIPDTESVLHDLDYEVKEQILRHHSEKLAIAFGLINTPENTTLRIMKNLRVCNDCHSAIKFISKLVGREIILRDATRFHHFKGGFCSCRDYW